CAGGGCAGGAGTTTGCGGGACCTGCGAACAGGGTCTCGTCTCCGGCGAAGTCGACTATTTCGAGGAACCGCTGGACGAGGTGCGGGCGGACCGCGTGCTGCTCTGCTGCACCAGACCGAAATCATCGATCGTGCTCGATCTCTGACCGCTCAAAGCAAGAGGCTGCGGCCTGAACCAGGGTGTCCAATCCCCGAAGGAGGATCCGTGAGGAAACCGCTCCAATCCGAAATCCCGCTCAACCCCCATGTCGCCGGCCTGCCGCCATACAACGCCGGCATGAACATTGCCGCTGCACGACTGCAAAGCGGTCGCCAGGATATCGCAGCACTCGCCAGCAACGAGAATCCGGATGGCTGCTCGCCGCGTGTCGCAGCCGCCCTTACGAACCTCAATCCATCACGCTATTCCGATCCCGCCTGTACGGCGCTGCGCGCGGCACTTGGACAGAAACTCGGCGTTGCCGTTGATCGCATCGTCGCCGGCAATGGCTCGGAGGAAATGATCGCGGCCGTCTGTCGCGCCGTCCTTCGTCCCGGCGCACTCGTAGGCACGGTCTGTCCCGGGTTCGGGCTGCACGAGATCGAAGCACTGGCCAATGGCGCCAATGTCGAGAAGGTTGCCATGCGGGCCGACCTCGATTTTGACGTACCGGCAATCGTTGCCATGCTCGAGCGGGAGCCGGCGATCTTCTTCCTCTCTTCGCCCTCTAATCCGGTTGGCCCGGCGCTCGACCGCGAGAGCCTTGCTCGCGTTCTTGCGGCCGTCTCACCGGGGACGCTTCTCGTGCTGGACGAGGCCTATTTCGAGTTCACGGACGAAGACTTGCCCGACGGTCTCGCCGCGCTCTCCGCCACGGACCTTTCCTGGGTCGTGCTCAGAACCTTCTCCAAGGCCTATGGCCTTGCGGGCCTGCGCGTCGGCTACTCGGTGATGTCCGATGCACGGCTTGCGCGGGCGGTCGCGGCAGCCAAGACACCGTTTAACGTCAACGCCGCCGCACAGGTCGCCGCCGTCGCCGCACTGGAGGACGAGGCCTGGATGTCGTCTTCGGTTTCAGCGTTGAAACGGGAACGGGCACGTGTGGCCAACGCGGTCGCCGCCATCGGGCTTGCATCGGCGAGATCGCAGACGAACTTCCTGTTCATCGACGTCGGTCGCGACAGTTCGGCGGCGATGGCCCACTTCCTGTCGGGCGGCATCATCGTCAAGCCATGGAAGGAGAAGGGCTATGAGACCTTCATCCGCGTAACGATCGGCACGCCCGCGGAGAACGACCGTTTTCTCGACGCGCTTTGCGCTTTCGCCAGGGGCTGAAGGCTGCGGCCTCCCTCACCTCACACAAAACAAAGGGGCACTCCAAGCCCCACGGGAACGAACAATGAGCGGAAACGCAAGCCTCTACAAGATGAACCGGGAGCCCAGTCGCATGTCCCCATCAACGCCTGCCGGTCTCTTCGCCGGCGATTTTTCGGCCCTGCGCGCACGGTTTCTCGCCGCAGCGCGCACCGCGGGTGCCAGTGTCGTCGAATACGTGCATCCACTGCACGGCCCGAACGGCGAGCGTCTCGCGACCGATGTCGCCTATCTCGGGCGCGAAGATGCCGGGAAGCTCCTGGTACTGATATCTGGCACCCACGGCGTTGAGGGTCCTTTCGGCTCGGCTTGCCAGACCGCCTGGCTCTCACAGAATTCGCCTTGGCAACTGCCCGACGATACAGCCGTCCTGGCAATCCACCTCATCAACCCGTGGGGCACGGCCTGGTCGCGCCGAGTAAACGAGGACAATGTCGACCTCAACCGCAATTTCATCGACTGGCTGAAAAGCACGCCGAAGAACGATCGATATGCGGCGCTGCACGCCGCCCTCGTCTGTCGCGCCTGGGAGGGGCCGGAGCGGGATGCGGCGGTAGCAGCCTACGACGCCGCGAAACTACGGCTGGGCGGCTATGCCGGCATCGCCCCGGTCGTGGAAGCCGGGCAGTATGAGTTTCCGGACGGCCTGTTCTACGGCGGCGACGGTCCGGTCTGGTCCAACCGGACCCTCATCGAAATCCTCTCGACATTCGCACAGCAGGCGGAAGAAGTCGTCGCCTTCGACCTGCACACAGGCGCCGGCCCCTATGGCTATCCTGCACTCCTCTCCGTTGCCGAGCAGGAACATGCGGGCCTGGAATGGGGGCGGCGCATCTTCGGACCCGCGCTCTCGGTCGTCCTC
The nucleotide sequence above comes from Ensifer adhaerens. Encoded proteins:
- the hisC gene encoding histidinol-phosphate transaminase yields the protein MRKPLQSEIPLNPHVAGLPPYNAGMNIAAARLQSGRQDIAALASNENPDGCSPRVAAALTNLNPSRYSDPACTALRAALGQKLGVAVDRIVAGNGSEEMIAAVCRAVLRPGALVGTVCPGFGLHEIEALANGANVEKVAMRADLDFDVPAIVAMLEREPAIFFLSSPSNPVGPALDRESLARVLAAVSPGTLLVLDEAYFEFTDEDLPDGLAALSATDLSWVVLRTFSKAYGLAGLRVGYSVMSDARLARAVAAAKTPFNVNAAAQVAAVAALEDEAWMSSSVSALKRERARVANAVAAIGLASARSQTNFLFIDVGRDSSAAMAHFLSGGIIVKPWKEKGYETFIRVTIGTPAENDRFLDALCAFARG